A genomic region of Laribacter hongkongensis DSM 14985 contains the following coding sequences:
- a CDS encoding (Fe-S)-binding protein yields the protein MPAPASRPSAVYLFGTCLLDLFLPEAGLDAVTLIEREGVAVHYPPEQSCCGQPAYSSGHPDEAREVARAQLALFPELWPIVVPSGSCAGMMKHHWPQLFEGDRDAGRAAAVAARVIEFSDFLVNVLHWQRPDQGAPARVAVHTSCSARREMGTHLTSWQLVDQLAHVTRVVHDHEPECCGFGGVFSVKHPDISGAMADDKTAALLASGATEFVTADAGCLMNLNGKLAHDHQRLPGKHLATFLLERSQGRP from the coding sequence ATGCCCGCTCCCGCCAGCCGCCCCAGCGCGGTCTACCTGTTCGGCACCTGCCTGCTCGACCTGTTCCTGCCCGAAGCCGGGCTGGATGCCGTCACGCTGATCGAGCGCGAAGGCGTAGCCGTGCATTACCCGCCGGAGCAAAGCTGTTGCGGCCAGCCGGCCTACAGCAGCGGCCACCCTGACGAAGCCCGCGAAGTGGCGCGGGCCCAGCTCGCGCTGTTTCCCGAACTGTGGCCGATCGTGGTGCCGTCGGGTTCGTGCGCCGGCATGATGAAGCACCACTGGCCGCAGCTGTTCGAGGGCGACCGTGACGCCGGTCGCGCCGCCGCCGTTGCCGCCCGGGTCATCGAATTCAGCGACTTTCTGGTCAACGTCCTGCACTGGCAGCGACCGGACCAGGGCGCTCCCGCCCGCGTGGCCGTACATACCTCGTGCAGCGCACGCCGCGAAATGGGCACGCACCTGACCAGCTGGCAACTGGTAGACCAATTGGCACACGTCACCCGTGTCGTCCACGATCACGAGCCGGAATGCTGTGGTTTCGGCGGCGTGTTTTCCGTCAAGCACCCGGACATTTCCGGCGCCATGGCCGACGACAAGACCGCCGCCCTGCTCGCCAGTGGCGCCACCGAATTCGTGACGGCAGACGCCGGCTGCCTGATGAACCTCAACGGCAAGCTGGCCCACGACCACCAGCGTCTGCCCGGCAAGCATCTTGCCACTTTCCTGCTGGAACGCAGCCAGGGCCGCCCATGA
- a CDS encoding LutC/YkgG family protein, whose product MNTRDRILARLRAAPRPPLPEPDIAGFYAASPPAGLPQQLAQWARSMKSYQGQVVWCHAHDWEDALLQQLRSRQVRRLLLARQTAHGARTLAALARLESPPQVLGFDLPLERWKAELFRTVDASLTLARAGIADTGSLVLWPDADEPRSMSLVPPVHFVLWDTQELYPTLYDIITGQDWADGLPTNALLVSGPSKTADIQQTLAYGAHGPRELVILAMLPDDLTVAAMEAVA is encoded by the coding sequence ATGAACACCCGCGACCGCATCCTCGCCCGCTTGCGCGCTGCACCGCGTCCGCCCCTGCCCGAGCCGGACATTGCCGGCTTTTATGCCGCCAGTCCGCCGGCCGGGCTGCCGCAACAGCTCGCCCAGTGGGCACGCAGCATGAAAAGTTACCAGGGACAGGTGGTCTGGTGCCACGCCCACGACTGGGAAGACGCGCTGTTGCAGCAGCTGCGATCCCGCCAGGTCCGGCGCCTGTTGCTGGCCCGCCAGACCGCCCACGGTGCCCGCACCCTCGCCGCGCTGGCCCGGCTTGAAAGCCCGCCGCAGGTACTCGGCTTCGACCTGCCGCTAGAGCGCTGGAAAGCCGAGCTGTTCCGTACGGTCGACGCCAGCCTGACGCTGGCCCGCGCCGGCATCGCCGATACCGGCAGCCTGGTGTTGTGGCCGGATGCCGACGAGCCACGCAGCATGAGCCTGGTGCCACCGGTCCACTTCGTGCTGTGGGACACGCAGGAGCTTTACCCCACGCTGTACGACATCATCACCGGGCAGGACTGGGCCGACGGCCTGCCGACCAATGCGCTGCTGGTGTCCGGGCCGTCCAAGACTGCCGACATCCAGCAGACACTGGCCTACGGCGCCCACGGCCCGCGCGAGCTGGTCATCCTGGCCATGCTGCCCGACGACCTGACCGTAGCTGCCATGGAGGCAGTGGCATGA